gtctcattgtagttttgatttgcatttccctaataattagtgacattgaacatcttttcatgtgcctactgtccatctgtatatcttctttgcaaaaatgtctgttcatatcttctgcccattttttgattgagttgtttgttttcgtGTTGTtgcattgtatgagttctttatatattttggaaattaaccccttctcaggtatatgatttgtaaatattttctcccagttggtgggttgtcttttcatttcgttCATTGTTTCcattgccttgcagaagctttttagtctgatgtagtttcatttgtttattttttcttttgtttcccttccctgagtagatatggtatttgaaaacatgctgctaagaccaatgtcaaagagtgtactatgtatattttcttctaggagttttatggtttcaggtcttacattcaagtctttaatccattttgagttaatttttgtgtatggtataagataatggtctactttcattcctttgcatgtggctatccagttttcccaacatcatttattgaagagaatttcctttcaccattgtatgttctcggctcctttgtcaaagattagctgtacatagatgtgtggttttatttctgggctttcaattctgttccattgatctgtgtgtctatttttgtgccagtactgtgctgttttgattactacagctttgtagtgtattttgaagtcagggattgtgatgcctccatctttgttctttctttcaagattactttggctatttggggtcttttgttgttccatataaatttcaggaatctttcttctttttcatgaagaaatgtcattgagattgttgtagggattgcattgaatctgtagattgctttaggtaatttGGACGTTTTAAccatgtttgttcttccaatccaagagcatagaatatctttctatttctttgtgtcatcttccatttctttcaataatgccttacagttttcagtgtataggtatTTCGtcctcttggttaaatttattcctagaaatttcattctttttgttgttattgtaaatgggattgtattcttgacttctctttctactagttcattattagcatatagaaatgcaattgatttttgtaagtgaCTTTTTACCCTGCAAGTTTGCTCTAGTTttgattatttctcatagttttctggtagattctttagggttttctatacatagaatcatgtcatctgcaaacagtgagagtttcacttcttcctttccaatttggataagttttatttatttttcttgcctaattgcaagagaaatggataaatggatgttggatcttgtcacatgctttctgtgcatctgtTGAAACAaacatgtgattcttattcctcattttgttaatgtagtgtatcatattgattgatttgtggatgttgaaccatttttGCATCCCTGGTacaaatcccatttgatcatagtTTATGATCCTTTGAATGTACTGCTGTATTTAATGTTTTGCTGATTTTTGAATCAATGTTGTTCAGTTATgatggcctgtagttttccttctttgtattgtttttatctggttttggtatcatccTGATACCATCATcctgatgttggcctcatagaatgagttaggaaacattcagtgttctctaattttttgaaatagttagAGAAAACtatgtattaaatcttctttgaatgtttggtagaattctccagagaaaccatttggtcctggacttttgtttttttgataggttttttattactgtttcaatgtctttacttgtgattggtctattcagattctctgtttcttcttgattcagttttgggaggttgtatgagtctaaaaatttatccatttcttccaagttatcgaatttgttggcacatagttttttatagtattcccttataatcttttgtatttctatggtatctgttgtaatttctcttctttcatttgtaattttatttatttgagacttctctctgtttttcttagtgaatctagctaagagtttgtaaattttgtttgtcttctcaaagaaccggctcttagtttcattaatcttttctattgttttttagtctctatttcatttacttctgctctaatttattattttcttccttctgctgattttgggctgtttgtttgttctttttttaatttctgttaggtgtagtttaagattacttatttgagatttttcttgtttgttgatgtgggcctgtattgctataaatttccctcttagaaccacatttgctgcattccataagagttgatatgttgtgttttaattctcatttgtctccaggtattttttgatttctcctttgatttattcattgacccagtggtttttcagtagcatgttgtttagtctccacgtatttgtggctTTCCAAGCTTTTtacttgtagttgatttctagttgcatagcattgtgatcagaaaggatgcttgatatgatttcaattttcttaaatttgttgagacttgccttgtttcccaacatgtgatCTATCTTTGAGCATGTTgtgtgtgtacttgagaagaacgtgtagtCTGCTGTTTTCGTACgggatgttctgtatatatctattaagtccgtctggtctagtgtttcacttaaggctgctgtttccttgttgactttctgtctggatggactatccattgatgtaagcggggtgttgaggtcccctactattattgcattgctgtcaatttctccctcaAGGTCtcttagtagttgctttatatactttgttgctcttgtgttaggtgcatgcatattcataagtgttatttcctcttggtggattgtcccttttattattacatactgcccctcttttctctcattgtcttttttacctTGAAGTCTGATTTATCTGGTATGagtatgacaacacctgctttcatTTGCTTGTCATTTACTTGGAGTGTCATCTTTCACGCCTTCACTTCAAGCCTATTTTTgtgtttagagctgagatgtgtttcctggagggagcatgttattgtgtcttgttttttaatccatccagccactgtgacttttgattggagaattcaactcatttacatttagagtgattattgatacatgagggcttactactgtcattttatctcttgttttctggttgctctatatttccattttttatcttcccttgtatttctccCATTTAACTTTgctggttttctcagttttctctttatttatgctttgtggctctattctgattctttgtttagtggttaccctgaggtttgtataaaagatctcatagatgacataatccattttctgatagccacTTATTTCCATTAGCCTAGGCAGGTTCCATCCCCTTCCTCTTTCcattctgagttattgttgtcacagaTTATCGttttttctgttgtgattttgtgactaaattgaagtgtttatacttgtttttgatgttttccttccctttatttcttgtgttttaattaagtgtttgctaacttgttctgatagagagctacaattttctgattttgcctgtctgtttatctccttacccaaagctttgtaaacttttgcctttttgttgcagGTAgaagggcttccttcatcatttcttgtaagacaggactagtggcaatgaactccctcagcttttgtttatctgggaaagcttttatttctccattgtatctgaaggatagtttcactggatagagtattcttggctgaaagtttttgtcattctgcattttgaatatatcattccttctcccctagcctgtaagttttgtgctgagaagtctgctgaaagcctggtCAGTGTTCCTTTGTAAGTGATTTTCTTCTggcttgctgcccttaatatttttcctttgctattgacttttgccatttttaatattatatgccttagaGGTCTTTTCACATTAATGTAATTAGGAGTACTATTGGCTTCATGTAGTTGTAAGtctagttccttccccaggtttggtaagttctcagctatcatttctttaaatgagCTCTCTGCTTCTTGCACCctatcttctccttcttgaaCACCTATAATCGTTATGTTGTTTTTACTAATAGAgtcaaatatattcaaagaatttcttcatttttaaaaaattttagttctaTGTCCTCCTtcacctgaagcatttctcaATATCTTCTATGTCACTTACTCCCTCCTCCATCaggtcagttttattttttatagtttctagattattttttatctcattaattgtgttcttcatatccagaatttctgtatagttttttttaagggtttcagtctctttggtgaagtattccttccactcattaattttattcctgagctcattgaactgtctttctgagttttcttgtaactcattgagtttctttatgacaactattttgaattctctgtcatttagattgtaagttTCTGAGGTTTCAGGATTGGTtcctggagacttgtcatttccctcatgctctgaagtgttactgtagctCTCcctggtgtttgatgaattgttCCTTTGCTGGTGCATTTTTCGTAGTATCAGTTCACAGATTCCACCAGCCCCGACTTGGGGGGCAggtgctgtgttttctgatccttcCCCATCTGATGGAAGTTGTGCTGGTATGGCTTCTCTGCGTTTGTGTGGGCTGGCTGCAGCCACTTGGTGGGTTGCACACGTGCAGGTGGGGCCTCAGTGCTCAGCAGGTGGGGTGCTTTCATGAGGGTGGGGATGCTTCACTTGGCAGGGGACCTGCTGGGCTGCTGTGCTAGGTGAGAAGGGCTTCTTCTTGGGGGCTGAACCACTATAATCAGTGGGGGGTGTTTCCACAGGTGGGGCTATTGCCACACAGTGGGTGTTCTTGTGGGCTGTGCTACCACTCTGAAAGCATTTGAGCGTCGGCTGGgtttcccctgcctcctcttacaatTGTgtcagctgctgtgtgaggatctgcaacttgggtcactgccacagagGGGGGAGGGCTCTGCCCACCttttccactgcttcctggggatcctgTCCATCAAACAGTATGGACGCATGGATCTCTTAGGTGTCCTGCTGTACTGTGTAGGGAATcgtctgttggttaatgaatgtacatttagttgtaacttagaggagagaaacaaagggaacaactcTCTCTGCCATGTTGGTGATGTCACTCATCTAAAACTTTTAATTTAgtcatttattatattatatcagtatggactcatcaCATTCTTTTCGTTCAGTGAATTATAATctattactttaaaaagagatacaagattttaatttatcttcAATTTCTCTTACATGTGGCCACAGTGCAGGGGTAGTTGGTTTTCTGACTGGCCTAGACCATGAGCAAAGCTTTTCAGTTCTCAGAACTAAATGTCAACCATGTTTTCTACTTGACATGACTCAAATGCCTATGAGCCTCTGTCTTAACTTGTTTGCTTTTATAAAGTTCCTTTTGAAAACCCACTTAAAATAACAAGTAGTTGAAAGTTATGGTCTAAAGGCACTCTAACAATCAATTCTTCAAACCTCTCAGACTCTGTACCCATTTCAACTTCATTGAACTGTTAGAAATTAGTTCACATCCATAGCTAGGCTCCAAGCTTATTTATTACctacaattttctattttaaaatacatttcagaatCCTAGATCCTGGGCCAAACTTCTGAACCTCTGATAGTTCTCACAAACTCATTCTCATCATTTCTGTTCTTCAGGCTCATTAAGTGCCCCACTGCCTCTCTGTTCATCAAGGTAACAGCCTTCTGCCTTGTCTTCCCTTCCCAGCCTGTTCACTGAATGGTTTACTCATGTTACCCACTCTCTTGCCAGTCTGTCAGTTCCATGACCAAGTCTCACACTTACCTGGTAAAACATCTCCTTCCTCAGCTCTGTTCTTGGGCTGCTGAATTCTGATGAAGAAAATTTGGACCTTGCTCAAATCCTCAAAAATTCATGGTTTATGTAATCAGCAGGGATTTAGGACTGACTGGGAAAGATTTTGAATGAATACAGTACCCTAAGAAAAGCTATgttctagaaaacaaaaattgtcaaTTCTTGACCTTTACATATTGACATACTTCAAGGTCAATTCTAGGCTCTCCTTTTTTTATCACCTTATACACTCTCTCTAAGATCTCATTCTTGCCTTTAGCcacctttttattgttttttttttttaaaaaccaacttcTGGAGTTGCCATATTTATTCAATAACTCTCAATGTTGAACATGACAAATTTAGAGCTCCAGATCATATCCTGCACCTGAGCTCTAGACTCATATTCAAGTGCTTGCTAGACAACTCCATGTGGAcatctcaaaagaaatgaaaattcgaCAAGTGCAAACCTCAACCTGagatcttctcttctctccaaaataAGATCTTCCATCCAACCAATTGGTTAGGCCAGAAACTTGGGGCATCAATCTTGGCTTATGTCTCTCATTTCTGCCATATGTAATGTGTTGCAAAATTCAGTGGACTTTACTTCCTAAATAATTCTATGTGTATCTGTTTCTCTCAGTCTTCACTCCTGACATTCTAATGGTTTACTAATTAATCTCACTATATCCTCACTGTTCTTTCCTCTCATCCACTCACATCATAATAGCCAGAGATATATTTTCAAGGTGTAGATGTGATGATCTCATTCTCCACTTTGGACAAGCAAATGAACAAAACCTGTAatggctttttgtttattttaggatAAAGTTGAAAACTCTTAATGTGAGATACAAAGCCTTTCATATTTTTGTATGAGCCTACCTCTCCAACCTCATAATGCATTacttctattttgaattttcttttttcatgataATATATTTCTGAATTATCTTTCCTATATGTATTGGGCCACTTGCACTTtgtggaagagaaagaacaaaaagaaagagcaacAAATAATATAAGTAAGTCATTTTATTgataatatatttcataaaatcaaAAATTTAGGCATGTAAGGATCCCAGATATCACCTAAATGCAAGTAAATGTGGGTGTCTAAGTTAGTAAGATTAGTAGGTATAATTTTTGACAGCCAGATGACACTTCAAATTTAGGAGAAGATAAGAGTGTTGAAATGTCTTTTTATCTTATCTTGAACATTTTGTCCAAAGGGGAATTATCATGGGGAAATAAAATAGGTTTATATGTGTttgtagaaagagaaagatagatGTGCTATTTCAACCATTACATTCTTAGTGATAACTatgagattggaaaggaaaaagagctaAAGAGAACCTGTTATTTCTAGCAATTAATATACCAGAACAACTGTGAACTGCCCCCTAAATTAGTAGCAGGCTAACTCCATCTAAGGGGAAGAGACTCTGCCCAAGAAGAGGATGCTGTTGGTCTTATTGTGCTTGATGAAGAACAGGAAAGGGTGATCACAGTGGAAACTGTATGCTCGTGGTGATAACAAACCAAATTCTATACCAGTAGCAGCTGCAGCCTCTGTGCCCTCCTCATTCACCTCCACAAAGGACTTGTGTAGGATTTTAGACACCACGAGACCCCGGCTCCCAGTCATGCCAGAGAAGTCAGCGTCCTGTGGACTGAAGGCATCCAGCATCCCCAGGGACATCATTGTGTCCTTCAGGTCATAGCTCTCTTCCACTTTGAACCGAGGTAAATATAAATCCACGAATCTCTCTCTCATATTCTGTGAGCTTGTCCACTCTATTAATTTCTCAGCGGTGAGTTTGTCTTCAAGctgtaaaaatggaaagaaggcaCAGCCGACATGAGCCTCAGTGGACACCCAAATCAACGTTAACACGGGATTGAATCATGTAGAAAACctttcttttaatagaaaatgtAATTGGAGAAGATTCAGTTTATTAGATTTAATCCCAGGAGGTAAAAATAACACAGATGTGAATAAAATTATCCAATCAATTAAATGTACTTATATATTCATGACTGTGTTATTTTTCTGCGTATATGGACATctaactatatatttatatatgtatagatacatctgcatacatatatatgcaagtACAGAATCATTAAACAAAAGTATTTTGTAAGAGATGAACTATATCTCCATTTCTTATGCTCCTCGCCTACAACTCCATCTTCAGATTTCTCTTGTTAATGTCTTTGTGTACATAATTTTTTCCATAGTGCAATTCTGACATGCACcctatttttattcctgtttctttcttgacCTATTTGTAAACTTTTcccatatagatatatatatatttctctaacAAGTTTAAATTGTTACATAGTGCTAGTATTAAGTTGATATTCAATGTATACATCTTAACTTAAGAGATTTTAAGCATTAGCTGTGTGTCAGTCTCTAGGCTAAACCATTGATAATTCAAAGATGAAGCATTGATCCTCGTctgaatttttcattattttgagccGCTTCTGTCCAAAGGCTTTTGCCTTGTTTACATTAGTTAGCTTAGGATCAAATCCCAGGACTTGGATGTCATTGATAACAAGGATTGCTGAGCTGGAGTATGAATATTGTAATGGCcctttacatatatttctatattactTTCCCTGAGGGTCTCCAATTTCCAGGGTTACCACAATATATATTTTGAGTGTGACAAGATTACTGCAACTTCAGCGTCATCATCAACTATTATAGGAATTGCAGATGGCCATTTTTGGAATGTCTTTAATGTGACAGATATTGTTATTGGTATTTTTACGTATTAACTTTATTATAACAATGCTAAGGGGAAAATTCTgtgattcctttttgttttgctttgttgtttgACTCCTAGCAATGAGGGTCCGAATGGTTTTTGAACACCTCGTCACAGAATACTTCTAAATTGAAAAGTAGCATCAGGATAAATCTATTTGTCCACTGTaggctttgttttttaagttttcttgttGTGTTTATGAATGAACTTGCAACTATTTCCATTTTCACCTACATATGAGTGTTAATTTCCTTATCCTCAAATAAGTACACTGGAATATATCAGAAGTTCTTATGGCTGtaaaatataatgttttttttttttctgaactgaCATTTTATAGTTCCCTCAGAATATTAATGGGACCTGTGATGTTAAGATTTTCCATATATTCTTCTATATCACACTGCAATACATAGAATACTTATTTTTTGGGATGTGGCATGTTCCAGGTTCTCCTTAGCAATTCTTTTTTAGGATATAtgcaaagaagaaatgatgtaTTCTGTACTTGAGCTCTGCCAGCCATCACCTGTGAGCAATGCTTCCATGAACTGTCCATGCAAGCATTGTGCTACTAGGAAATcaggcaaaagaaggaagaattggaGGTACAGGATTTTACCTTCTTCAGACCATCCACTTCATTTGGCAGCAGCAACATCATACTTAGGTCTTTGTGTTTGTATGGAATTTCCAGGATCTTGGCTTGCATGTCCTTCAGTTCAGTGAAATTAAAGGAATTGGTTTGTTTCATCATTTGCACTGGTTTGGTGGTAACCTGCAGTAATTAATGTGGGAAACAAATGCCAAGTGAGGCCTAAGTCAAAGAAAGATAATACTGTTGAGATACCAAGTACATCCTCATTCAAAGAAATGATCTGGGTATTTTGTGAACTAGAGAGGAGTTTCTTCAAGAATTCCCTACTAAATAcagtaatataaaattaaacaggaaaatacaGCCATGACAAAGTCTATTGTCTCCCTGCAGCTGTAAATTCTATCAGATATGAATTAAAATTTAGCATTCCATATATAACTACattttatgataaataaattatagataaTACCTTGTTCAGCCAAAATTTTTCCTCCACAGtatattctttatcaaatttcTTGTCCCACTGCCCTTTGAAATAGACTGCGTTCACCAGAACCagaatggcagagctgagagagcTATCAGGAAACAGATCCTTGATTTTTcctgcaaaacaaagaaaagcaaagttctGTCATGAAAGTACAAGTGGTTTGTCTGAAGGGTGCTTTGAAAGTTACAACTGATCATTAATTATTCACACGAGTCACCTCTTTAAGGACTATGTGACCAATAGTTCACGAGGTGCCCCTTTCCTCATGGCACCAACCTGATGGAGTTACCCCTGATGGGGATGGCCCTTCTTTTCACTGGAAATGTGTTTAGAATCTCTGTCTGTGGCAGACTTCAGTCCTCACACACTGAATATTGATAAATGGATATCAGCTACTCTTTCAACAAATACATCCCCTTGCTCTGTCCCTTCTTTGTTCTTCCATATCTCTGTCCTCACTTCTccctccttgccttcctccttttctgtttttttaactttggcCTCACTTCTCAGAGGAAGGAGGGCTGAATTACTCTTTAGGACAAATGGCATGAAGTCTGTTATCTGAAACACATGCACTGTGCTGCCAGACAGCATTCCCTGGggtgtcttcctcttcctttgaaCTTTGAATTACGGTAGGTTTGGCCTCTTACGGGGTTGGGAGGTAGGATAGGGGTTCATAGGATGGAGGCTTTCTTAAGCTCTGTGTCCTGGATGGGCAAAACAGCTTGGATAACCCCTTAGATTGCAGGGATGGAGAACAGGGCAGGCAGCTCCAGCTGCAGGTGGCAACGAAGGGAGTTTACAGGAGAGCTGCTTCTTGGCCAGTTAAGGAAGGAGATGAGAACCCTTTCTAATGTTTCTCTTAGGGAACCACATACAGAAGTTAAGGCTCTTATTTAAAGTAATGGATGTGAACCCAAGATGGGGTCTGAGCCGAGACTTGGGGTCCACAAAGATTCTGTCATCCACGGCATTGATCAAACACAGATCTCCAGCTGTTTTTCTAGGTAGCTGGTCCTGTGACCCCTCCTGGGTTCCCTCATTTCTCTCCACATTGACTTGGAACACTCTACCATTTTCAGGACCCTCCACTGTCCTCTCTGCaaagtcatttcattttcctctctgggcACCCCAGCAGTGTCAAGCACAGGGTTCACACACAGCAGGGACTCAGTGTGTTTCTTTATAAGTGGTCTCCCATACTCTACCATTTGTTTGGCTCTCCACCCAGGAATTAATCTTCTTGCGACTTTCTTCTGCAGCATTTATAAAATCAGCAGATTCCACACCGGAAAGGtaaaatttcttaacattttccaTGTATTCCTTTgagatgggaaggaagaaaggagaaattgagCAATTTATTATTAACTATGTATTCTCAAGTTGGTTATTTTCAATGTTAAGAAAATATAGCACAGGAATCAAGACTCGAAAGACTTCTACATTTTCTTCCCCGTGCGTATTTTTATACAGCACCATTTTGGGTAATGTGAAATGGAAGTACAGGCTGGCACAAGAATGAGGTCTCTGAAGGGCAATACCATCTGACAAAGGCAGGAGCAGAAGAGGCTGTGGGTTGCAAACTGCAAAGCTTGTTGTTCTGAAGGAGATGGTGTGCTTCTGGGACTCCTCTCCAGTAATATCAACTCTTAAGGTTCTGACCTTTGCTTCTATCTTCCATCCTGGGCATTCAGTATTCCCTGGTACTTCCCCAGCTTTCCTCAGAGACTCATGAAGCCTGCCTATCCCATCAGTATCCCATTCATCATACATTTCTTGGGTCATTGTGCTATGTGACTGAATGGTGTGAGATGATTAAGGGGCATCTCACGACTTATTGTGCTACTGAGCCTGCCCATTGGTCATAAAGGAATCCCTAAACCCACACTTTCTTGGTGAATCATCAGGCTCTGGGACACTCCATTGGGTGTAGTTGTGGGAAAGGAGTCTTGCACCCTAGGTACATGCTTCCCATGGGGGTCAGCCAGGCTCATCTGCTCACTCTCCTCCATTTGGTGATTGGACGACAGAGGACCTAGGATGCAGATTAAAGGTGTGGCAGGCCAGTGAAACTTACCTGTTGAAATTGAAACTTTTTTTCTCCATAGAGCCTGTTGGCGATGCTCAGCTCATAGGCATCAGTGGGTTTCTTTAGTTCAGTCAGAAGCTTTTGAAATTGGTGATGCACATTTCCCAACTTTTCAGCCTTCAAACATCAACAAGTGAGCTCATTCCATTCTCTGCCAATGTAAGTACTAAATCCACGTAAATCTGTTAGATCCATACCTAAAGTTTGGTAGCTCCACAAATAACTTTTGTAATTATTCCCTGATATTGGTGTAATTTacctcaaatgtccttcaaaagtTTACATTCAATCTCTTTCAAGAAATTCTTTGTTTCTGCTCTAAAAAAGCtggtcttttctctttccaactACAGATGCAGCACCATTCCATCACTGAATTGTCTTCCAACTGGTACATATGGTTAGGTTAAGCTTACCAGCTAAACTTAACCACCTTAAGGGCTAGaaccattttcattttaacagacATCAATTGCATGAGAatgttaattttgtgtgtttcaATGATGTTGTGACACGAAGCCCTGTACACTCCTAGGTGGTATTATTTGTGAGACCTGTTGACTGTGATCTATGTCTCTTCCTCACGATGGTCATACTCCAAGTGTAGGAACACTGTGTGCCTGGTAGACTGCTGAGACTTTACATCAGTATCTTTAAGCCTTTAATCCAATTCAGATGAAAATAAGAAAGCTCATAGAATTAAATAACCGCTCCAAAGAGACACAAGGTAACAGTGCCAacgtttgaacccaggtctgtctgaatcCAGAACCTTCCACTTGCTAGCTAAC
This genomic stretch from Equus przewalskii isolate Varuska chromosome 7, EquPr2, whole genome shotgun sequence harbors:
- the LOC103550776 gene encoding serpin B3-like encodes the protein MNSLSEANTHFALDLFQRFKKSKKDNIFYSPLSITSALAMTYSGAQGNTALQIGQVLHFNDVTDNTRGSPTTAHAEKLGNVHHQFQKLLTELKKPTDAYELSIANRLYGEKKFQFQQEYMENVKKFYLSGVESADFINAAEESRKKINSWVESQTNGKIKDLFPDSSLSSAILVLVNAVYFKGQWDKKFDKEYTVEEKFWLNKVTTKPVQMMKQTNSFNFTELKDMQAKILEIPYKHKDLSMMLLLPNEVDGLKKLEDKLTAEKLIEWTSSQNMRERFVDLYLPRFKVEESYDLKDTMMSLGMLDAFSPQDADFSGMTGSRGLVVSKILHKSFVEVNEEGTEAAAATGIEFGLLSPRAYSFHCDHPFLFFIKHNKTNSILFLGRVSSP